A region of Streptomyces sp. NBC_01750 DNA encodes the following proteins:
- a CDS encoding quaternary amine ABC transporter ATP-binding protein, producing MTPTQTELPQRRGTSQNQDGPPVVSVRGLWKVFGPRADQVPDSEELRGLTRRELMDRTGCTAAVRDVNFDVSPGEVFVVMGLSGSGKSTLVRCLTRLIEPTAGEVNFEGEDIRGADAKRLRELRRHKFSMVFQHFGLLPHRRVVDNVSYGLEIRGMGRAERAKRAMEVVELVGLAGYENSYPDQLSGGMQQRVGLARALAGDPDVLFFDEPFSALDPLIRRDMQNEVIRLHHEVGKTMVFITHDLSEALKLGDRILIMRDGKMVQCGTGDELVGAPADDYVREFVKDVSRAEVLTLRWIMREPEPGDALDGPELGPDVVVREATRAVLAADRPVKVVEGGRLLGIVGDEEILAVVAGQEGGR from the coding sequence GTGACCCCAACACAGACTGAACTGCCGCAGCGGCGCGGCACATCCCAGAACCAGGACGGACCGCCGGTCGTCTCCGTGCGCGGGCTGTGGAAGGTGTTCGGGCCCAGGGCCGACCAGGTGCCGGATTCCGAGGAGCTGCGCGGGCTCACGCGTCGCGAGCTCATGGACCGCACGGGATGCACCGCCGCCGTACGGGATGTGAACTTCGACGTGTCGCCCGGCGAGGTCTTCGTCGTGATGGGTCTGTCCGGCTCCGGCAAGTCCACATTGGTGCGATGCCTCACCCGGCTGATCGAACCCACCGCGGGCGAAGTCAACTTCGAGGGTGAGGACATCCGCGGCGCTGACGCCAAACGGCTGCGGGAGCTGCGGCGCCACAAGTTCTCCATGGTCTTCCAGCACTTCGGGCTGCTGCCGCACCGCCGGGTCGTCGACAATGTCTCGTACGGCCTGGAGATACGCGGCATGGGCAGGGCCGAGCGCGCCAAGCGGGCCATGGAGGTCGTCGAACTGGTCGGCCTGGCCGGATACGAGAACTCCTACCCCGACCAGCTCTCCGGCGGCATGCAGCAGCGCGTCGGCCTGGCCCGTGCGCTTGCCGGCGATCCGGACGTGCTCTTCTTCGACGAGCCGTTCTCCGCGCTCGACCCGCTGATCCGCCGCGATATGCAGAACGAGGTCATCCGCCTGCACCACGAGGTCGGCAAGACCATGGTGTTCATCACCCACGACCTGTCCGAGGCGCTCAAGCTCGGCGATCGCATCCTCATCATGCGCGACGGCAAGATGGTCCAGTGCGGCACGGGTGACGAACTGGTCGGCGCGCCCGCCGACGACTACGTCCGCGAGTTCGTCAAGGACGTGTCCCGCGCCGAAGTCCTGACCCTGCGCTGGATCATGCGCGAGCCCGAGCCCGGCGACGCCCTCGACGGCCCGGAGCTGGGCCCTGACGTCGTGGTGCGCGAGGCGACGCGGGCGGTGCTCGCCGCCGACAGGCCGGTCAAGGTCGTCGAGGGCGGGCGGCTGCTGGGCATTGTCGGCGACGAGGAGATCCTCGCTGTCGTCGCCGGACAGGAAGGCGGCAGGTGA
- a CDS encoding ABC transporter permease — MAVAADVAAPVRAARRVGRRVVVAAIVIAWLVLFTALRGRQTLALGAADLTDLHRWFNSVNDSIGANRNSNPLFLYFFNEIRLVIDNLVTFIQSLISQPQGGRPVPAIGWLGVVGLAGYISWAFGNIRVAALAVAGFVFFGLQGLWQESMDTLALTLSAVFVSLLIGIPLGIWAGLSDRVNRAITPFLDFMQTMPTFVYLAPLTLIFLIGPASATIATLIYAAPPAIRITAHAIRSVPATTVEAAESLGSTRQQTLTKVLLPMSKRTVVMGVNQTIMAALSMVTIAALIDAPGLGKTVVKALQTLDVGVAFNAGLAIVVMAIVLDRVTTAAGERVEAARKRGAGRFTKWRRPLLLAGGAVAAVCVWLSHTYVWAAQFPGDSGVGGAIARTADSVTLWTQDTFGPLTNGTRDLVTSALLNPFETLLTESPWWLVGVVLVAVGAVLGGWRAGVTAALCVALLVGTGVWSDSMTTLASTAVATLIVMLLGVVAGVWMGRSPLVDRLIRPSLDAGQTMPSFVYLVPFLALFGATRFTAITAAVVFAAPVTIKIIADGVRAVPQTTVEAATAAGSSTWQIITKVQLPMSRSALTLATNQGLIYVLSMVVVGGLVGAGALGYDVVAGFSQGELYGKGLAAGLAIVLLGVMFDRITQAAARRTTRAPGAR, encoded by the coding sequence ATGGCTGTCGCGGCCGACGTGGCCGCCCCGGTCCGGGCCGCGCGCCGAGTCGGCCGCCGCGTCGTGGTGGCCGCGATCGTGATCGCCTGGCTGGTGCTGTTCACCGCCCTGCGCGGGCGGCAGACCCTGGCGCTGGGGGCGGCCGACCTGACGGACCTGCACCGCTGGTTCAACTCGGTCAACGACAGCATCGGGGCGAACCGGAACAGCAACCCGCTCTTCCTCTACTTCTTCAACGAGATCCGTCTGGTCATCGACAATCTCGTCACCTTCATCCAGTCGCTGATCTCCCAGCCGCAGGGCGGGCGTCCGGTCCCCGCCATCGGCTGGCTGGGCGTCGTCGGCCTCGCCGGCTACATCTCCTGGGCGTTCGGGAACATACGCGTCGCGGCCCTGGCCGTGGCCGGGTTCGTCTTCTTCGGCCTGCAGGGACTGTGGCAGGAGAGCATGGACACGCTGGCCCTGACCCTCTCTGCGGTCTTTGTCTCCCTGCTCATCGGCATTCCGCTGGGCATCTGGGCGGGGCTCTCCGACCGGGTGAACCGCGCCATCACGCCGTTCCTGGACTTCATGCAGACGATGCCGACCTTCGTCTACCTGGCTCCGCTCACCCTGATTTTCCTCATCGGCCCGGCATCCGCGACGATCGCCACACTCATCTACGCGGCGCCTCCCGCCATCCGTATCACCGCGCACGCCATCCGCTCGGTGCCCGCCACCACGGTCGAGGCCGCCGAGTCGCTGGGCTCCACCCGGCAGCAGACGCTCACCAAGGTGCTGCTGCCCATGTCCAAGCGGACCGTGGTGATGGGCGTGAACCAGACCATCATGGCCGCCCTGTCCATGGTCACCATCGCCGCCCTGATCGACGCGCCCGGCCTGGGCAAGACGGTCGTCAAGGCGCTGCAGACCCTGGACGTCGGCGTCGCCTTCAACGCCGGCCTGGCCATCGTCGTCATGGCCATCGTGCTGGACCGGGTGACGACCGCGGCGGGCGAACGAGTGGAGGCCGCGAGGAAGCGCGGCGCCGGCCGCTTCACGAAGTGGCGCCGGCCGCTGCTGCTGGCCGGCGGCGCGGTGGCCGCGGTATGCGTGTGGCTGTCCCACACCTATGTGTGGGCAGCCCAGTTCCCCGGGGACTCCGGAGTCGGCGGCGCGATCGCGCGCACGGCGGACTCGGTCACCCTGTGGACGCAGGACACCTTCGGCCCACTGACCAACGGAACCAGGGACCTGGTCACCAGCGCCCTGCTCAACCCCTTCGAGACGCTCCTCACCGAGTCCCCCTGGTGGCTGGTCGGCGTTGTCCTCGTCGCCGTCGGCGCGGTGCTCGGCGGGTGGCGCGCGGGTGTCACGGCGGCGCTCTGTGTGGCCCTGCTCGTCGGAACCGGGGTGTGGTCGGACAGTATGACGACGCTGGCCTCCACGGCGGTGGCGACTCTGATCGTGATGCTGCTCGGCGTCGTGGCCGGCGTCTGGATGGGCCGCAGTCCGCTGGTCGACCGGCTGATCAGACCCAGTCTCGACGCGGGCCAGACCATGCCGTCGTTCGTGTACCTGGTGCCGTTCCTGGCGCTGTTCGGTGCCACCCGTTTCACCGCGATCACCGCTGCGGTCGTCTTCGCGGCCCCCGTGACGATCAAGATCATCGCGGATGGTGTGCGAGCGGTGCCCCAGACCACGGTGGAGGCCGCCACGGCTGCCGGCTCCAGCACCTGGCAGATCATCACCAAGGTCCAGCTCCCCATGTCACGCAGCGCCCTGACCCTCGCGACCAACCAGGGCTTGATCTACGTCCTGTCCATGGTGGTCGTGGGAGGTCTGGTCGGTGCGGGCGCCCTGGGCTACGACGTCGTAGCCGGTTTCTCCCAGGGCGAGTTGTACGGCAAGGGCCTCGCGGCGGGCCTTGCCATCGTTCTGCTCGGGGTCATGTTCGACCGGATAACCCAGGCAGCGGCACGGCGCACAACGAGAGCGCCCGGCGCCCGCTAG
- a CDS encoding ABC transporter substrate-binding protein translates to MIGNFITQSRPARQRAAVAGLAALSLAALTACGGAKVGESGSDKAGGASGKCGTFNLAVNPWVGYEANAAVIAYVAEKDLKCQVTKKDLKEEVAWQGFGTGEVDAVVENWGHDDLKKKYITDQKTAVSAGATGNTGVIGWFVPPWLAKEHPDITDWKNLNKYATNFKTSESGAKGQFLDGDPSFVTNDAALVKNLKLDYKVVYGGSEAALIQAFRQAEAKKSWVIGYFYAPQWFLSEIELVKVNLPPYAEGCDADAAKVACDYPQYELDKIVSKKFADSGSPAYDLVKNFTWTNSDQNLVAKYIAEDKMTPEAAAKKWVDANRDKVDFWLKKS, encoded by the coding sequence ATGATCGGGAACTTCATTACGCAGTCGCGGCCCGCGAGACAGCGGGCCGCGGTGGCCGGGCTGGCGGCGCTGAGTCTGGCCGCGCTCACCGCCTGCGGCGGAGCCAAGGTCGGCGAGTCTGGTTCGGACAAGGCGGGGGGTGCCTCCGGCAAGTGCGGCACGTTCAACCTCGCGGTCAACCCCTGGGTCGGCTACGAGGCCAACGCGGCGGTCATCGCCTATGTCGCCGAGAAGGACCTCAAGTGTCAGGTGACCAAGAAGGACCTCAAGGAAGAGGTCGCCTGGCAGGGCTTCGGCACCGGCGAGGTGGACGCAGTCGTCGAGAACTGGGGCCACGACGACCTGAAGAAGAAGTACATCACCGACCAGAAGACCGCCGTGTCGGCCGGGGCGACCGGCAACACGGGTGTCATCGGCTGGTTCGTGCCGCCGTGGCTGGCCAAGGAACACCCGGACATCACCGACTGGAAGAACCTCAACAAGTACGCCACCAATTTCAAGACCTCCGAGTCGGGTGCCAAGGGCCAGTTCCTCGACGGAGATCCGTCGTTCGTCACGAACGACGCCGCGCTGGTGAAGAATCTCAAGTTGGACTACAAGGTTGTCTACGGCGGCAGCGAGGCCGCGCTCATCCAGGCGTTCAGACAGGCCGAGGCCAAGAAGTCCTGGGTGATCGGGTACTTCTACGCTCCGCAGTGGTTCCTGTCGGAGATAGAGCTGGTGAAGGTGAATCTGCCGCCGTACGCGGAGGGCTGTGACGCGGACGCGGCGAAGGTCGCCTGCGACTACCCCCAGTACGAGCTGGACAAGATCGTCAGCAAGAAGTTCGCCGACTCGGGCAGCCCCGCCTATGACCTCGTCAAGAATTTCACCTGGACCAACTCGGACCAGAACCTCGTGGCCAAGTACATCGCCGAGGACAAGATGACACCGGAGGCGGCGGCCAAGAAGTGGGTGGACGCCAACCGCGACAAGGTCGATTTCTGGCTCAAGAAGAGCTGA
- a CDS encoding GcvT family protein, translating to MAGPRVVIIGAGVVGAALADELSFAGWTDITVVDQGPLPATGGSSSHAPGLVFQTNSSKTMTELARYTVEKFCSLDVDGQPCFLQVGGLEVATTPERLTELHRRHGWVTAWGVESRLLSPEECIELHPLVDRGRVLGGLLVPTDGLAKAVLAVEAQIRRATERGVRFLARHEVLDVVHSEGEVSAVVVTDLGSPPPQAAGEIPADIVVCCAGIWGPKIARMVGMNLPLTPLAHQLAWTGPVPALEGQAEEAVRPILRHQDADLYYRDRFDRIGIGYYGHRPMPVDPEDIASVDEAEQMPSVLKFTEDDFAEAWAETQALLPATRDAKIEEGINGLFSFTTDGLPLLGESPDVKGFWVAEAVWVTHSAGVARAVAEWLVDGHCSSFDLHECDVNRFEPHQLSPEYVLARDCQNFVEVYDILHPLQPAGAPRPLRTSPFYGRQRELGAVFLEATGWERPQWYGANEHLAAGRAIPRPGDWAARYWSPIVGAEAQTTRETVAMYDMTALKRLEVTGRGAAAFLQRLATGNVDKSVGSVTYTLLLDEGGRIRSDITVARLGRDHFQVGANGNLDLDWFGRHLPADGSVQVRDITAGTCCIGLWGPLAREVLQPLADADFSGDGLKYFRAKRAHIGSVPVTAMRLSYVGERGWELYTGADMGLKLWDTLWQAAQPLGGIAAGRGAFNSLRLEKGYRSFGTDMTYEHDPYEAGVGFAVKLDKDDFIGKAALERRKADVRRRLTCLTIDDPQAVVMGKEPVYDGDRPVGYVTSAAYGYTIGKGIAYAWLPAELATAGTALHIGYFDRRVEAVVADEPLFDPSMSRLRG from the coding sequence ATGGCGGGACCCCGAGTGGTCATCATCGGAGCGGGCGTCGTGGGAGCGGCGCTCGCGGACGAACTGTCCTTCGCGGGCTGGACCGACATCACGGTCGTCGACCAAGGACCCCTCCCCGCCACCGGCGGCTCGTCGTCCCACGCGCCGGGGCTGGTCTTCCAGACGAACTCCTCGAAGACCATGACCGAGCTCGCCCGCTACACCGTCGAGAAGTTCTGCAGCCTCGACGTCGACGGACAGCCCTGCTTTCTGCAGGTCGGCGGACTCGAGGTGGCCACCACCCCCGAGCGCCTCACCGAGCTGCACCGCCGCCACGGCTGGGTCACCGCCTGGGGTGTCGAGTCCCGGCTGCTGAGCCCGGAGGAGTGCATCGAACTGCACCCGCTGGTGGACCGCGGCCGCGTCCTCGGTGGCCTCCTGGTCCCCACCGACGGCCTGGCCAAGGCGGTACTCGCCGTCGAGGCCCAGATCCGGCGGGCAACCGAGCGCGGCGTACGCTTCCTCGCCCGCCACGAAGTCCTCGACGTCGTACACAGCGAGGGTGAGGTCAGTGCCGTCGTCGTCACCGACCTGGGGTCCCCCCCGCCGCAGGCCGCGGGAGAGATCCCCGCCGACATCGTCGTGTGCTGCGCCGGCATCTGGGGCCCGAAGATCGCCCGCATGGTCGGCATGAACCTGCCGCTGACCCCGCTCGCCCACCAGCTCGCCTGGACCGGCCCCGTCCCCGCGCTGGAGGGCCAGGCCGAGGAGGCCGTCCGGCCGATCCTGCGCCACCAGGACGCGGACCTGTACTACCGCGACCGCTTCGACCGCATCGGCATCGGCTACTACGGCCACCGGCCCATGCCCGTCGACCCGGAGGACATCGCCTCGGTGGACGAGGCCGAGCAGATGCCCTCCGTCCTGAAATTCACCGAGGACGACTTCGCCGAAGCCTGGGCCGAGACTCAGGCACTGCTGCCCGCCACCCGCGACGCCAAGATCGAAGAGGGCATCAACGGCCTCTTCTCCTTCACCACCGACGGACTGCCGCTGCTGGGTGAATCACCGGACGTCAAGGGCTTCTGGGTCGCCGAGGCCGTGTGGGTCACCCACTCGGCCGGCGTGGCCCGCGCCGTGGCCGAATGGCTCGTGGACGGCCACTGCTCGTCCTTCGATCTGCACGAGTGCGACGTCAACCGCTTCGAGCCGCACCAGCTCTCCCCGGAGTACGTCCTGGCCCGCGACTGCCAGAACTTCGTCGAGGTCTACGACATCCTCCATCCCCTCCAGCCGGCCGGCGCGCCACGCCCCCTGCGTACCAGCCCCTTCTACGGCCGCCAGCGGGAACTCGGCGCCGTCTTCCTGGAGGCCACCGGCTGGGAGCGGCCCCAGTGGTACGGAGCCAACGAGCACCTGGCAGCCGGGCGTGCCATTCCCAGGCCGGGCGACTGGGCAGCCCGCTACTGGTCGCCCATCGTCGGCGCAGAGGCCCAGACCACGCGCGAGACCGTCGCGATGTACGACATGACGGCACTCAAGCGCCTGGAAGTCACCGGTCGCGGCGCCGCCGCCTTCCTCCAGCGTCTTGCCACCGGCAATGTCGACAAGTCGGTCGGCTCGGTGACGTACACCCTGCTCCTCGACGAAGGCGGCCGCATCCGCAGCGACATCACCGTCGCCCGCCTCGGCCGCGACCACTTCCAGGTCGGCGCCAACGGCAACCTGGACCTCGACTGGTTCGGCCGGCACCTGCCGGCCGACGGGTCGGTCCAGGTGCGCGACATCACCGCCGGCACCTGCTGCATCGGTCTGTGGGGCCCACTGGCCCGCGAGGTCCTCCAGCCGCTCGCCGACGCGGACTTCTCGGGCGACGGTCTGAAGTACTTCCGCGCCAAGCGCGCCCACATCGGCTCCGTCCCCGTCACCGCGATGCGCCTGTCGTACGTCGGTGAACGCGGCTGGGAGCTGTACACAGGCGCCGACATGGGCCTGAAACTGTGGGACACCCTGTGGCAGGCCGCCCAGCCCCTCGGCGGCATCGCCGCCGGTCGCGGCGCCTTCAACAGCCTCCGTCTGGAGAAGGGTTACCGCTCCTTCGGCACCGACATGACCTATGAGCACGACCCCTACGAGGCGGGCGTCGGCTTCGCCGTCAAGCTCGACAAGGACGACTTCATCGGCAAAGCCGCGCTGGAACGGCGCAAGGCCGATGTGCGGCGCCGCCTGACCTGTCTGACCATCGACGATCCGCAGGCCGTGGTCATGGGCAAGGAGCCGGTGTACGACGGCGACCGCCCCGTCGGCTACGTCACCAGCGCCGCGTACGGCTACACGATCGGCAAGGGCATCGCCTATGCCTGGCTGCCCGCCGAGCTCGCCACGGCCGGCACCGCCCTGCACATCGGCTACTTCGACCGGCGCGTGGAAGCGGTCGTCGCCGACGAGCCGCTGTTCGACCCCTCCATGTCCCGCCTGCGCGGCTGA
- a CDS encoding bifunctional methylenetetrahydrofolate dehydrogenase/methenyltetrahydrofolate cyclohydrolase, whose protein sequence is MNARILDGKRTAAAIRTELAERVAKLAARGITPGLGTVLVGDDPGSHAYVAGKHRDCEQAGIASIRRELPADATQEQVEAVIDELNADPACTGYIVQLPLPRGLDANAVLERMDPAKDADGLHPVSLGRLALGVRAPLPCTPRGIVELLRRHDVPLAGARVCVIGRGITVGRPIGLLLTRKSENATVTLCHTGTKGLAWHVREADIVIAAAGSPGLITAEMLRPGAVVLDVGITRTEEGLIGDVHPDAARVAGWVAPMPGGVGPMTRAMLLANVVEAAERNAA, encoded by the coding sequence GTGAACGCACGGATCCTGGACGGCAAGCGGACCGCGGCGGCGATCCGCACCGAACTCGCCGAGCGCGTCGCCAAGCTGGCCGCGCGGGGAATCACACCGGGCCTCGGCACCGTACTGGTCGGCGACGACCCCGGCAGCCACGCCTACGTCGCCGGTAAGCACCGCGACTGCGAACAGGCAGGGATCGCCTCCATCCGGCGCGAACTGCCCGCCGACGCGACGCAGGAGCAGGTGGAGGCCGTCATCGACGAGCTCAACGCCGACCCCGCCTGCACCGGCTACATCGTCCAGCTGCCGCTGCCCCGGGGCCTGGACGCCAACGCGGTACTGGAACGCATGGACCCGGCCAAGGACGCCGACGGTCTGCACCCCGTCAGCCTCGGCCGCCTTGCGCTCGGCGTCCGGGCCCCGCTGCCCTGCACCCCGCGCGGCATCGTGGAACTGCTCCGCCGCCACGACGTCCCCCTCGCCGGAGCGCGGGTCTGCGTCATCGGGCGGGGTATCACCGTCGGGCGGCCGATCGGGCTGCTGCTCACCCGTAAGTCCGAGAACGCCACCGTGACCCTGTGCCACACCGGGACCAAGGGTCTCGCCTGGCACGTACGCGAGGCAGACATCGTCATCGCGGCCGCCGGATCGCCCGGACTGATCACCGCCGAGATGCTCCGGCCCGGCGCCGTCGTACTCGACGTCGGCATCACCCGCACCGAGGAGGGGCTGATCGGCGATGTGCACCCCGATGCCGCCCGAGTCGCCGGATGGGTCGCGCCCATGCCCGGCGGCGTAGGACCCATGACGCGGGCCATGCTGCTCGCCAATGTCGTTGAGGCCGCCGAGAGGAACGCCGCATGA
- the glyA gene encoding serine hydroxymethyltransferase, which yields MNPLNAPLAELDPEVHAAVSAELDRQQSTLEMIASENFAPSAVMETQGSVMTNKYAEGYPGRRYYGGCEHVDVTERLAIERVKSLFGAGFANVQPHSGAQANTAVFFALLKPGDTVLGLDLAHGGHLTHGMRINYSGKMLNVVPYHVDERDNLVDMEEVERLAKEHSPKMIIAGWSAYPRQLDFAAFRRIADEVGAYLMVDMAHFAGLVAAGLHPNPVPHAHVTTTTTHKTLGGPRGGVILTNEADLAKKINSAVFPGMQGGPLEHVIAAKAVSFKLAASPEFAERQARTLAGAHLLAERLTRPDAAAAGVSVLTGGTDVHLVLVDLRESELDGKQAEDLLHDIGITVNRNAVPFDPRPPMVTSGLRIGTPALATRGFTEEDFAEVADVIALALQPEPDAAALRARAQTLAAKHPLYPHLSGDAR from the coding sequence ATGAACCCCCTGAACGCGCCGCTCGCCGAGCTGGACCCCGAGGTCCATGCCGCAGTCTCCGCGGAGCTGGACCGCCAGCAGTCGACCCTGGAAATGATCGCGTCGGAGAACTTCGCCCCCTCGGCGGTCATGGAGACCCAGGGGTCGGTCATGACGAACAAGTACGCCGAGGGCTACCCCGGCCGCCGCTACTACGGCGGCTGCGAACACGTCGACGTGACCGAGCGGCTGGCCATCGAACGCGTCAAGTCCCTCTTCGGCGCCGGATTCGCCAATGTGCAGCCACACTCGGGCGCGCAGGCCAACACCGCAGTCTTCTTCGCCCTGCTGAAGCCCGGCGACACCGTCCTCGGCCTCGACCTCGCGCACGGCGGGCACCTCACCCACGGCATGCGCATCAACTACAGCGGCAAGATGCTCAATGTGGTGCCCTACCACGTCGACGAGAGAGACAACCTGGTCGACATGGAGGAGGTGGAGCGGCTCGCCAAGGAGCACAGCCCCAAGATGATCATCGCGGGCTGGTCGGCGTATCCCCGGCAGCTGGACTTCGCGGCCTTCCGGCGGATCGCCGACGAAGTGGGCGCGTATCTGATGGTCGACATGGCCCACTTCGCCGGGCTCGTGGCCGCCGGGCTGCACCCCAATCCGGTACCGCACGCCCATGTCACCACCACGACCACCCACAAGACACTCGGCGGCCCGCGCGGCGGCGTCATCCTCACCAATGAGGCCGACCTCGCCAAGAAGATCAACTCGGCGGTGTTCCCGGGCATGCAGGGCGGACCGCTGGAGCACGTCATCGCCGCGAAGGCGGTGTCGTTCAAGCTCGCCGCGTCGCCGGAGTTCGCCGAGCGGCAGGCCCGCACGCTCGCCGGCGCCCACCTCCTCGCCGAACGGCTCACGCGGCCCGACGCGGCCGCGGCCGGAGTCAGCGTCCTGACCGGCGGCACCGATGTCCATCTGGTCCTGGTCGACCTCAGGGAGTCGGAACTGGACGGGAAGCAGGCGGAAGACCTGCTCCACGACATCGGTATCACGGTCAACCGCAACGCCGTTCCCTTCGATCCCCGTCCTCCCATGGTCACTTCCGGGCTGCGTATCGGCACCCCAGCGCTGGCCACCCGCGGCTTCACCGAAGAGGACTTCGCCGAGGTCGCCGATGTGATCGCGCTCGCTCTCCAGCCCGAGCCGGACGCGGCCGCGCTCCGCGCCCGTGCGCAGACACTGGCCGCCAAACACCCGCTGTACCCGCACCTTTCAGGAGACGCCCGATGA
- a CDS encoding sarcosine oxidase subunit beta family protein, producing MSPRTPGADLPEHPDRLWRTPEPKRSYDVVIVGGGGHGLATAHYLAKNHGITNVAVLEKGWLAGGNMARNTTIIRSNYLWDESAGIYEHALKLWEGLADELDYPILFSQRGVLNLAHSLQDVRDSVRRVEANRLNGVDAEWLDPQAVKDVCPIVNISPDVRYPVMGGTYQPRAGIAKHDHVAWGLARSADAAGIDIIQNCEVTGIDIQGGRVTGVQTTLGPIAAGKVALCSAGHTSVLAAMAGFELPLQSHPLQALVSELLEPVHPTVVMSNAVHVYVSQAHKGELVMGAGIDAYNAYTQRGAFHIIEHQMSAALELFPVFARAHVLRTWGGIVDVSPDASPIVGLSPVDNLYLNCGWGTGGFKATPGVGWVYAHTIAHDTPHHLNAPFSLDRFTTGALVDEHGAAAVAH from the coding sequence ATGAGCCCCCGCACCCCGGGCGCAGACCTCCCCGAGCACCCCGACCGGCTCTGGCGCACGCCCGAGCCGAAGCGGTCGTACGACGTGGTGATCGTCGGCGGCGGCGGACACGGTCTCGCGACCGCCCACTACCTGGCGAAGAACCACGGCATCACCAACGTGGCCGTGCTGGAGAAGGGCTGGCTCGCGGGCGGCAACATGGCCCGCAACACCACCATCATCCGCTCCAACTACCTGTGGGACGAGAGCGCCGGAATCTACGAGCACGCCCTCAAACTGTGGGAAGGGCTGGCGGACGAACTCGACTACCCGATCCTCTTCTCCCAACGCGGTGTGCTGAACCTCGCCCACAGCCTGCAGGACGTCCGCGACAGTGTGCGCCGTGTCGAGGCCAACCGGCTCAACGGCGTCGATGCCGAATGGCTGGACCCGCAAGCGGTCAAGGACGTCTGCCCCATCGTCAACATCTCGCCCGACGTGCGATATCCGGTGATGGGCGGCACCTACCAGCCGCGGGCCGGCATCGCCAAGCACGATCACGTCGCCTGGGGGCTGGCGCGCTCCGCCGACGCCGCAGGTATCGACATCATCCAGAACTGCGAAGTCACCGGCATCGACATCCAGGGCGGCCGGGTCACCGGCGTACAGACCACGCTCGGACCCATCGCCGCCGGCAAGGTGGCGCTCTGCTCCGCCGGGCACACCTCGGTGCTGGCCGCCATGGCGGGCTTCGAACTGCCACTGCAGAGCCACCCGTTGCAGGCGCTGGTATCCGAACTGCTCGAGCCGGTGCACCCCACCGTGGTCATGTCCAACGCCGTGCATGTGTACGTCAGCCAGGCCCACAAGGGCGAACTGGTGATGGGCGCGGGCATCGACGCGTACAACGCCTACACCCAGCGCGGCGCCTTCCACATCATCGAACATCAGATGTCCGCCGCCCTGGAACTCTTCCCGGTCTTCGCCAGAGCCCATGTGCTGCGTACCTGGGGCGGCATCGTCGATGTCAGCCCGGACGCCTCGCCGATCGTCGGGCTCAGCCCGGTGGACAACCTCTACCTGAACTGCGGCTGGGGCACGGGCGGCTTCAAGGCCACCCCGGGCGTCGGCTGGGTCTACGCCCACACCATCGCCCACGACACCCCCCACCACCTCAACGCCCCCTTCTCGCTCGACCGATTCACCACCGGCGCGCTCGTCGACGAGCACGGCGCGGCCGCGGTGGCCCACTGA